The following is a genomic window from Oscarella lobularis chromosome 2, ooOscLobu1.1, whole genome shotgun sequence.
ataaagcgttttttctttcataaacggaaaaaatgcttagaaacccctgtttcaaattgatctgtgctgttttccgttttataaatgcgctgagtaaccgaaacgacaatttgattgtcacgctctgacgtcacaatcaaaagtgtccactcatgtacagtatgtgcgTGGGCgtgtgtacgggtaacaggaaatatgacccgtacacatgcgTATGTCCTCAAATACATATTACAGAGCAAATTATGAAATACAGTATGTCAtaaaagcgcctaattaggaaaacattgcaattaTGTAAGTATACgcagtatgtaggtaggactgagcttTAGGGGCTAAGCCAAATAAAGGGCTGTGATGACTATGTGAATATGTAGCAACAtaaaaatttatgacgtccCACTACGTAATGCACTCGtgtacggtaagcggtgggaggctctgcatgatggcaacccggtgaacaccgggccatcattctctagtattttttatttttttgctttagcGCTGTTTATTTTATACGGGCTAATGTGTCTCTGTACGGGAAGCTCAAGACTCGTGGTTTGGCAAAATGGCGGATCCGATGGAGATgtctctcgacgacatcatAAAGGGATTTGCGCATGATAAGGGAAAGGTCTGTCCTCTGTGGACGATGAAGGCCGAAGATTTCTACTCTTCGAATGGGCATGACAAGGTTACTATCATTGAATGCCGTTCTCCTGGTAGAGTCATATCAGAAGAAGTCGGATTATCCTACCTACCCGATCTGAAATTCGAGTTTTTTGGCAACCACATTTATGTTACAGACATGAGCGGTGAGTGTTCTTGTCACCACGTGTTCATTGGTgtaattaatcaatttcaTCCAGGGTGTGTTCATGCCAATGTAACTGCCGAGATTGGGCTCCAACTTAGGCTTCAGTGCTCTCGAGCCAGCGTTTATGTTGGTACAGAGCATCGAAGGCTAGAAGCGGCAACTCAGTTGCAACCAGATGTCTCATTGTCTCCGCGTCAACCGAAGCCTGTCCGTccaattttcttcgtcgaagtgGCGGTCAGCCAGTCAACAGAAGCTGTCTTGAGAAAGGCAGAGGCATATTTCGAGTGGCCGGCAACTCAAGCCGTGCTGGTGATTGATGTCGGAACGTACATCAAAGGAAGGAGCAGCACGCTACAGAAGCTAGACGCGTACATGGTCACAGGCCCAAGTCACGCCACCGGGGATCACCGGCCCATATCGTTTCTTCAGCCTCAAGATTTCAATCTACCTCTTCCTCTGGAGTTCGCTTCGTCTCAGCAGCTATCTTTGGACTTGAAGGAGGTCAGACAGCTTGTCTTTGATACTATAGATGATGAATGAGAATTGAATATAGTACTGGTGTTAAATATGATAGTTTTTGTAGTttgtgttaattaattaatattgtaTTATAGTTGTGATATGAAGAAATAAGAAATGGTTGCTGGCACCGAACGTTACTGGTTGTATTTTTAGTGATTAGGAAGGAAGACGGCCTGTGAAGGATGCATCTGTTGCTGATGTACTTAGACTGCTCAACTCTACGCAGAAAAGTACACATATCTTGTACACATACTGACTTAAACAAAGCTTGAGTTTTTGAATAACAGTATATCTAACGATATTgtggagccgaccaccagagttgtacgggtggagcccgtataacggcggagggaggctctctcaaacgtgatcttagggccggaagtgtctgtctgtctgtctgtctgtctgtatgtatgtctgttcgtcacgctcggtatggtgacgtaacttaaaaacccgttttttcgtacagcgcatgcgcgacatggggcccaaaacggtgacccgaaaaaggcgatttacggcgcggataaagcgttttttctttcataaacggaaaaaatgcttaaaAACCCCTGTTTcaaattgatctgtgctattttccgtttcATAAATGCactgagaaaccgaaatgagagttttgattgttacgctctgacgtcacaatcaaaagtatccactcatgtacagttTGTACGTGGGTATGTATGAGTATGTatgcgtgtacgggtaacaggaaatatgacccgtacacatgcgGCATATGTCTTCAAATACTTAGCAAATTATAAAATGCAATacagtacgtcagaaaagcgtgTAATTAGCAATTATGTAGGTATGCACAGTATGTACGTAGGACTAAGCTTTAGGGGCTAAGGGCAGGGATTACTGGGATTACTACAGTACGTGAATATGTggcaacataaaaaattttgacgtcacgctatgtaatgcactcgcgtactgtaagcggtgggaggctctgcatgatggcaacacggtgaacaccgggccatcattctctagtattttttatttttttgctttagtaCTGTTTATTTTATACGGGCTAATGTGTCTCTATACGGGAAGCTCGAGACTCGTGGTTTGGCAAAATGGCGGATCCGATGGAGATgtctctcgacgacatcatAAAGGCCAAACGGCAAAGCCGCGGCCGCGGAAGAGGCGGCTACAATCGCGGTAGAGGCGGCCCGACGCGAACGAGACGAGGCGGGCCCCGATCGGGGCCGTACCAACGGGTGAGACCCGAACACAAACGAAAGCCACAACACCCAATCTAACGAGAACGCTTCGACAGCCGTTCAGAGAGCCCGAACGTTGGGAACACGACATGTTCGACGTCCAACAACAGGGCTTTCGTTCGCGAGCGGGCCGCGCCGGTGGCAAcacgacgaaaatcgtcatTTCAAATCTAGATTACGGCGTTTCCGATCAGGACATAAAGGTGAGCAACCACTTCGACGCGCGAACAGTCGAAAATACGACGAATAATTcaaaatcgtctcgtcgcgcGTGCGCAGGACCTATTCAAGGATTTCGGCGCAATTCGCGCGTCGGCTGTCCATTACGATCGTTCGGGACGATCGCTCGGCACGGCGCACGTCATCTATATGCAGCGCGAGAGCGCTCAGCAAGCGTTGAAGCAATACAACGGCGTTCCATTGGATGGtcagtgaaaaaaaatcgacttcCCCGTCTCGCCCGTGCTTGGAGTGAAATGGGATCCCTCTATTGCCTGACCGCAGGAAAGCCTATGAAGATTCAGTATGAAGACGGGAATCAGGCGGCGGCACGGTCATTTGGCGGCGGAGAGTAAGCGTTCTCTGTCTGTTGCTTGTTCTTTGTTGTACAAGTATGTGTCTACGAAATTTCCCTGCACTATGTAGATGGGTAATTCAATTGTTACTTTGTTGTCATCGTTACCTTGCCACGTCCTGTGTGTGTATTTTGCTCCACTGAGACTTTAGGCTATCTGTCGTTCTTTCTATAGTGGCTTTGATGATAGCTTTGGTGGCGgctacggcggcggcggctacCGCCGCGGAGGTCGTGGCCGaagaggcggaggaggaggaagaggcggCTACAGCGATTCAGGTCAAGGTAGAGGAGGTCGCTGGCGCGGTGGCCGAGGGGGCCGCGGAGGCCGAAATCGGGATAAGACGGAAGTCACGGCTGAGGATCTTGATGCTCAGCTTGACGCTTACAAAGAACAGGTGAAGTGGATTGGCTCATAAGGCTGCAGTCCATAGagttatcttttttttctttttagatggATACCAGTTGAGTGTGCGAGGCACTGCCATGACATCTTACCCGTCCGTTGTTGGGCAAATTCGTTTCTTAGTTAAATTGTGTTGGTTGGGTTTAATCTGTTCTTGTGGTGAATTGTTGATCTCGCAGTAAAAGTCTTTTCAGTCGTTCCGCAatgcttcgtttctttggtCGGCGTCGTGTCTTACTGCAGCTTTGTTCCTTTGGTATGCGGAATCAAATAAAGGTTATTGTGTCTAACGTGTGAAATTGGTGTCCTAGGCCCTACTTAACGTCTGAGCGCCTGCTTCTATGGAAAAAAAGTGCTcttctgaaagagaaagcggctTGAACTAGCTTTTTATGAAATTTTACGTGTTTTTGCTAATATCCATAAACAAAGATACGTTGTAAACTTGCGCGGTTCACatgaaatcaataaaattttaCGTACAATTATAATTCATTGAGTCCCACAGAAATACAGAGAGTCAGAATGACGCAATAGAAGAAGTCTCTGGATCTTTAGAGACAGACTCGCTTGTATAGCGTATCCAATCTCTTATGCTTT
Proteins encoded in this region:
- the LOC136200309 gene encoding aly/REF export factor 2-like, producing the protein MADPMEMSLDDIIKAKRQSRGRGRGGYNRGRGGPTRTRRGGPRSGPYQRPFREPERWEHDMFDVQQQGFRSRAGRAGGNTTKIVISNLDYGVSDQDIKDLFKDFGAIRASAVHYDRSGRSLGTAHVIYMQRESAQQALKQYNGVPLDGKPMKIQYEDGNQAAARSFGGGDGFDDSFGGGYGGGGYRRGGRGRRGGGGGRGGYSDSGQGRGGRWRGGRGGRGGRNRDKTEVTAEDLDAQLDAYKEQMDTS